A single window of Leclercia adecarboxylata DNA harbors:
- a CDS encoding response regulator transcription factor — MEIPLTSSELRLFSHILWQLGSGQGSRALRQETLENVCALLQADFAASCIWSSASRTSRHGVSWNIAEKAMREHASTWQYIDPITPLLRAKQHPTLVDEVMPARELFKTAFYHEFLKPCGMHHGVNVYFLRDGDDVGDLRIWRAKDAPPFGQREIALLQLLEPWFARALPKNEESPSLTAREQEVVSLVCKGLGDKEVARLLNISFTTVRTHLNHALKKLDCANRTELASRLRH; from the coding sequence ATGGAGATCCCGTTAACCTCCAGTGAGCTTCGTCTGTTCTCGCACATCCTGTGGCAACTCGGTTCGGGCCAGGGCAGCCGAGCCCTGCGTCAGGAGACGCTGGAAAATGTCTGCGCCCTGTTGCAGGCCGATTTTGCGGCATCCTGCATCTGGTCCTCTGCCTCCAGGACCTCGCGCCACGGCGTCAGCTGGAACATTGCTGAAAAAGCAATGCGTGAGCATGCCAGTACCTGGCAATACATCGATCCCATCACCCCGCTTCTGCGCGCAAAACAGCATCCAACCCTGGTGGATGAGGTGATGCCTGCCCGCGAGTTATTCAAAACGGCCTTTTACCATGAGTTCCTGAAACCCTGCGGCATGCACCACGGCGTTAATGTCTATTTTTTACGTGATGGTGACGACGTGGGCGATCTGCGCATCTGGCGGGCCAAAGACGCCCCGCCGTTCGGGCAGCGCGAAATCGCACTGTTGCAGTTGCTGGAACCCTGGTTTGCCAGAGCCTTACCGAAAAATGAAGAGTCCCCGTCGTTAACCGCCCGGGAGCAGGAGGTGGTCAGCCTGGTCTGCAAAGGTCTGGGCGATAAAGAGGTCGCCCGCCTGCTGAACATCAGCTTCACCACCGTCCGCACCCATCTGAATCACGCCCTGAAAAAGCTCGACTGCGCCAACCGCACGGAGCTGGCATCGCGGCTCAGGCATTAA
- a CDS encoding alpha/beta fold hydrolase — MMNTQMISSHAFQVPFQGKFIYAESTFGRNGHVLMLHGGGKDRTVFYKYRALLDRSGIGTTLFDFVGHGETGGDMHASSLFSRTAQAEAVIAFQGLALTGCIGVSMGAYNALQLSKTIRFQSLILMVPGIYSTPAYKINFGPEFSAIIRKERSWAQTDAWDIAAEFTGNLLIIAAENDAIIPAEIPERLLSSAAGCRQKQLLTIPGAGHNTIWQNLMLSDTLYEEVRSAFARCLSH, encoded by the coding sequence ATGATGAATACGCAGATGATTTCCAGTCACGCTTTCCAGGTGCCGTTTCAGGGCAAATTCATCTATGCCGAAAGCACATTCGGGCGCAATGGCCATGTGCTGATGCTTCATGGGGGCGGTAAGGATCGCACGGTGTTCTATAAATACCGTGCGCTTCTGGATAGGTCAGGCATTGGAACGACGCTCTTTGACTTTGTAGGTCATGGTGAGACGGGGGGAGATATGCACGCGTCCTCTCTTTTCAGCCGCACGGCACAGGCAGAGGCGGTGATTGCGTTTCAGGGGCTGGCTCTCACGGGGTGTATAGGCGTAAGTATGGGGGCCTATAACGCCCTCCAGCTGAGTAAAACGATCCGGTTTCAATCCCTCATTCTCATGGTTCCCGGCATCTACTCAACGCCAGCCTATAAGATTAACTTTGGTCCTGAATTTTCTGCCATCATTCGCAAAGAGAGAAGCTGGGCGCAAACTGATGCCTGGGATATCGCAGCTGAATTTACCGGCAATCTGCTGATTATTGCCGCCGAAAATGACGCAATCATTCCCGCAGAAATACCGGAAAGACTGTTGTCCTCAGCAGCTGGCTGCCGCCAGAAGCAGCTGCTCACCATTCCTGGCGCCGGGCATAATACTATCTGGCAAAATTTAATGCTGTCAGACACGCTCTACGAAGAGGTGCGTTCAGCTTTTGCGCGGTGTTTATCCCATTGA
- a CDS encoding cytochrome ubiquinol oxidase subunit I yields the protein MSPETTLLLARSQFAFTISFHIVLAAFTLGLAQLLMVLEGLWLWRKQPVWLGLWRYWSKVFALNVAVGIVTGVVMEFSFGTNWSGLASRTGAVLGPMLYMEVLVAFFLEAGFMGVMLFGMNKVRPWIHFMATCIVALGSVFSAFWILAANSWMQTPDGYLIGADGRFRPVDWWAVIINPSFPWRMAHMVVAAILGTACLVGACGAWHLLRDARHPAARHMFSIAMWTLLIMAPLQVVLGDLHGENTRDRQPVKLAAMEGSWDPPPPGHGEPMRLFALPDMAERRNHYELAIPDIGSLYLRHNLQGTIHSLNQYPPDELPWVPLVFWAFRIMVGLGLLMVFTAIAGLVARLRGRLWQARRLQRLMVVMAPAGFFAMLAGWMVTEAGRQPWTVYGLVRTSESISPVAPHFVLGSLILIVTIYLALFGLGLWFLLRLLARPPTEDEEGAEPDVARRTGKGETDA from the coding sequence TTGAGTCCGGAGACCACACTTCTGCTGGCGCGCAGTCAGTTCGCCTTTACCATCAGCTTTCATATTGTGCTGGCGGCGTTTACCCTCGGGCTGGCGCAGCTCTTGATGGTGCTGGAGGGGCTCTGGCTGTGGCGTAAGCAGCCCGTCTGGCTCGGTCTCTGGCGCTACTGGAGTAAGGTGTTCGCCCTGAACGTGGCGGTAGGGATCGTGACCGGAGTAGTGATGGAGTTCTCGTTCGGTACCAACTGGAGCGGGCTGGCGAGTCGTACCGGCGCGGTGCTGGGGCCGATGCTCTATATGGAAGTGCTGGTGGCCTTCTTTCTGGAAGCGGGCTTCATGGGGGTGATGCTGTTCGGGATGAATAAGGTGCGGCCGTGGATCCACTTTATGGCGACCTGCATTGTGGCGCTCGGTTCGGTGTTTAGCGCTTTCTGGATCCTCGCCGCTAACTCCTGGATGCAAACCCCGGACGGGTATCTGATTGGTGCCGATGGTCGCTTCCGGCCCGTTGACTGGTGGGCGGTGATTATCAATCCCTCCTTCCCGTGGCGGATGGCGCATATGGTCGTGGCCGCCATTCTCGGTACCGCCTGTCTGGTCGGGGCCTGTGGCGCATGGCATCTGCTGCGCGATGCCCGGCATCCGGCGGCCCGGCATATGTTTTCTATCGCGATGTGGACCTTGCTGATAATGGCCCCGCTGCAGGTGGTGTTGGGGGACCTGCATGGAGAGAATACCCGGGATCGTCAGCCGGTGAAGCTGGCCGCCATGGAAGGTAGCTGGGATCCCCCTCCGCCCGGACATGGCGAGCCGATGCGGCTCTTTGCGCTGCCGGATATGGCAGAGCGTCGCAATCATTATGAGCTGGCCATTCCTGATATCGGCTCCCTTTACCTGCGGCATAACCTGCAAGGGACGATCCACAGTCTTAATCAGTATCCTCCCGATGAACTGCCCTGGGTGCCGCTGGTGTTCTGGGCCTTTCGCATCATGGTGGGACTGGGTCTGCTGATGGTGTTTACCGCTATCGCCGGACTTGTTGCGCGTCTGCGCGGGCGATTATGGCAGGCGCGGCGGCTCCAGCGTCTGATGGTGGTTATGGCACCCGCCGGCTTTTTTGCCATGCTGGCGGGGTGGATGGTGACCGAAGCCGGGCGGCAACCCTGGACGGTCTACGGTCTGGTTCGTACCTCAGAGAGTATTTCGCCCGTTGCTCCGCATTTTGTACTCGGCTCATTAATTCTGATCGTCACGATTTACCTGGCGCTGTTCGGGCTGGGGCTGTGGTTTTTGCTGCGCCTGCTCGCCAGGCCGCCCACGGAGGACGAAGAAGGGGCAGAGCCCGATGTTGCCCGGCGGACCGGGAAAGGAGAAACCGATGCATGA
- a CDS encoding cytochrome d ubiquinol oxidase subunit II: MHELMGLPLLQILSAASLVVSLWIYVLLDGTDLGAGILCAFQRDEASRHKITISLLPIWDGNETWLVLAAGSLFGLFPLAYAIIRSALYVPVFILVLALVVRGMAIEYRHYAPRLFDTLLVAGSLLATLAQGVIVGSLIQTIPNDGQQFTGTGWEWFSPFPLFCALSLVVFYCLMGEGWLIWRGTGILLHRARRAFPWLATIALLLMAGLLFWTMQLQETWRLHLQNFTIWLPFAGAVLAGGGLVWFGLKRGYHFLPLAGILVLVSSGFGALVFTLYPWIVPASIALHQAAAPPETQRFLLISFALLAPVTLLYNTWGFRLFSGKIR, encoded by the coding sequence ATGCATGAGTTGATGGGATTACCGCTGTTACAAATCCTGTCAGCGGCATCGCTGGTGGTAAGCCTGTGGATCTACGTTCTGCTGGACGGAACGGACCTCGGCGCCGGAATACTCTGCGCCTTTCAGCGCGACGAGGCCTCCCGGCATAAGATCACTATTTCATTACTCCCCATCTGGGATGGGAACGAGACCTGGCTGGTGCTGGCGGCGGGAAGCCTCTTCGGGCTGTTTCCCCTTGCGTACGCCATTATTCGGAGCGCCTTGTATGTGCCGGTCTTTATCCTGGTGCTGGCACTGGTGGTGCGTGGAATGGCGATTGAGTATCGGCATTATGCCCCACGTCTGTTTGATACGCTGCTGGTGGCGGGGTCGCTGCTGGCTACTCTGGCCCAGGGGGTGATTGTCGGGAGTCTGATCCAGACGATCCCCAACGACGGTCAGCAGTTTACCGGTACCGGCTGGGAGTGGTTTAGCCCGTTTCCGCTCTTTTGCGCACTGTCGCTGGTGGTGTTTTATTGCCTGATGGGCGAGGGATGGCTGATCTGGCGGGGGACCGGGATACTGTTGCATCGGGCGAGGCGGGCGTTCCCCTGGCTGGCGACGATCGCGCTGTTGCTGATGGCCGGGCTACTGTTCTGGACCATGCAATTACAGGAAACCTGGCGTCTGCATCTGCAGAATTTCACGATCTGGCTGCCGTTTGCCGGGGCGGTGCTGGCGGGCGGGGGACTGGTGTGGTTCGGCCTTAAGCGCGGGTATCATTTTCTGCCGTTGGCCGGGATCCTGGTGCTGGTGAGTAGCGGCTTCGGCGCGCTGGTGTTTACGCTGTATCCGTGGATAGTTCCGGCGTCGATCGCTCTTCATCAGGCGGCCGCGCCACCGGAGACCCAACGTTTTCTGCTGATAAGCTTTGCGCTGCTGGCTCCGGTGACGCTGCTGTACAACACCTGGGGGTTCAGGCTGTTTAGCGGGAAAATTCGCTAA
- a CDS encoding VF530 family DNA-binding protein codes for MTAHPSKDPLHGVTLEMQVNALVARYGWAQLGKLIKINCFNSDPSVKSSLKFLRRTPWARAEVEALYLDSLEDPAPAKADDETTSPWDRARANK; via the coding sequence GTGACTGCTCACCCTTCGAAAGATCCTTTGCACGGCGTCACGCTCGAGATGCAGGTCAATGCCCTGGTGGCGCGTTACGGCTGGGCGCAGCTGGGAAAGCTGATTAAAATTAACTGCTTTAACAGCGATCCCAGCGTCAAATCCAGCCTCAAGTTTTTACGGCGTACCCCGTGGGCCCGCGCCGAAGTCGAAGCCCTCTATCTGGACTCGCTGGAGGATCCCGCGCCAGCAAAAGCTGACGACGAGACCACCAGCCCGTGGGACAGAGCGCGGGCTAACAAGTAA
- the iaaH gene encoding indoleacetamide hydrolase: MKTITPANPAQLDTLTAADAAQLISDQKVSSEALVRACLARIDAQDHLNAFITVNAEQALAQAKAWDKHLAGGGAPLPLGGVPVAVKDNIHVAGLPNTAGTPALKNFVPKTTAPVIQRLIDAGAIIIGKCNMHELAFGVTGYNAAYHTPAIKGVRNAHDVSRIAGGSSSGSAVAVAAGMVPVAIGTDTGASVRQPCALNGCVGFRPTTGRYSQAGITPLSHTRDTAGPMARNVADIALLDSLMAGGEVLLPKPARTIRLGIAPWFWQALDEEVSQQAHAALARLHDAGVTLVAVEMPGLEEANAAVSFPVVMHEGKHDLIDYLQAHDTRLTLQDIVQHIASPDVRAIFEHVIVPGVIPDNDGNLVPLTPLYQQAVSQGIGRLIALYERTFHDHQLDGLIFPTSPVVAPLANDEVSSAENFARLIRNVDPGSNARLPGLTLPIGVGATSRLPVGLEIDGLPGSDAQILAIGATLEQILAQ, encoded by the coding sequence ATGAAAACAATAACACCCGCAAACCCTGCACAACTGGATACCCTCACCGCCGCCGACGCGGCACAGCTCATCAGTGATCAAAAAGTGTCGAGCGAAGCGCTGGTTCGCGCCTGCCTGGCCCGCATCGACGCCCAGGATCACCTCAACGCCTTTATTACGGTGAATGCCGAACAGGCGCTGGCGCAGGCAAAGGCCTGGGATAAACATCTCGCCGGCGGCGGTGCCCCCTTGCCGCTGGGCGGTGTTCCCGTCGCGGTGAAAGACAATATTCACGTCGCCGGTTTGCCTAATACGGCCGGGACGCCAGCCCTGAAAAATTTTGTGCCCAAAACGACCGCCCCGGTGATCCAACGTCTTATCGATGCGGGCGCCATTATTATTGGCAAATGCAACATGCATGAGCTGGCCTTTGGCGTCACCGGCTATAACGCGGCGTATCACACGCCTGCGATAAAGGGCGTGCGCAACGCCCACGACGTCAGCCGTATTGCAGGCGGGTCTTCGTCGGGCAGCGCGGTGGCCGTTGCCGCAGGGATGGTACCGGTAGCCATCGGCACCGATACCGGGGCGTCGGTACGCCAGCCCTGCGCCCTGAATGGCTGCGTCGGTTTTCGTCCCACCACCGGGCGCTATTCCCAGGCGGGGATCACCCCCCTCTCCCACACGCGGGATACCGCGGGCCCGATGGCCCGCAACGTGGCGGATATTGCCCTGCTCGACAGCCTGATGGCCGGTGGCGAGGTGTTACTCCCTAAACCCGCCCGGACCATTCGTCTCGGAATTGCGCCCTGGTTCTGGCAGGCGTTGGATGAAGAGGTCAGCCAGCAGGCCCACGCCGCACTCGCCAGGCTACACGATGCGGGAGTCACGCTGGTTGCCGTCGAGATGCCCGGGCTTGAAGAGGCCAATGCCGCCGTCTCCTTCCCGGTGGTGATGCATGAAGGCAAGCACGATCTGATTGATTATCTCCAGGCGCATGACACCCGGCTGACCCTGCAGGATATCGTGCAGCACATCGCCAGCCCGGATGTGCGCGCCATCTTTGAGCACGTCATTGTCCCGGGGGTGATCCCGGATAATGACGGCAATCTGGTTCCGCTGACGCCACTATACCAACAGGCAGTTTCGCAGGGGATCGGGCGTCTGATCGCCCTCTATGAACGGACCTTCCACGACCACCAGCTCGACGGGCTTATCTTCCCCACTTCGCCGGTCGTCGCCCCGCTGGCGAATGATGAGGTGAGTTCCGCGGAAAACTTTGCCCGCTTGATCCGCAATGTGGATCCGGGAAGCAATGCCCGCCTGCCGGGGCTGACCCTGCCGATCGGGGTGGGCGCCACCAGCCGGTTGCCGGTAGGGCTGGAGATAGACGGTTTGCCGGGCAGCGATGCGCAAATTCTGGCGATAGGTGCCACGCTGGAGCAGATCCTGGCGCAGTAA
- the glgX gene encoding glycogen debranching protein GlgX — translation MAYDKIYEIQPGQSYPLGANYDDKGVNFALFSACAERVELCLFDPSGKSEIARLELPEYTDEVWHGYVPDLKPGALYGYRVYGPYDPENGHRFNPHKLLIDPYARALTGELIWNPAHFGYELGHDELDLSFDTRDSAPYTPKCRVIDPRVFDGQDPHRPAVPWSSTILYETHVKGFTQLNPAIPAELRGTFEGMGHKATVDYIKSLGVTSVELLPVHAFPDDQHLLERGLKNFWGYNTLNFFSPASRYGGPNGIQGFRDMVRAFHDAGIEVILDVVYNHTAEGNELGPTLSFKGIDNFSYYRTIAGQHRYYVNDTGTGNTVNTSHPRVLQMVMDSLRYWAESMHIDGFRFDLGTILGREPEGFDQRGGFFDAMMQDPLLSRLKLIGEPWDIGPGGYQVGGFPPGWGEWNDKYRDTVREYWRGDNVSSDFAARLLGSGDLYDQRGRRPWASINFITAHDGFTLNDLVSFNEKHNEANGEDNNDGHNDNRSSNYGAEGPTDDEQINALREQQKRNFLTTLLFSHGTPMLLAGDEFGRSQLGNNNGYCQDSEISWVHWENLPESAETLRNFTRHLIKLRASQPLLHRESWRDGMEITWFNAGGGPQLPEHWDEGTTLGLYLTRADLHGQKGIWQEVLLLINPYEGAVPFRIPECGKEGWVLELSTAGDEHLGQAVIPDTDFPLPGRSIVLLRRP, via the coding sequence ATGGCATATGACAAAATTTATGAAATCCAGCCGGGGCAGAGTTACCCGCTGGGGGCGAATTACGATGACAAAGGGGTGAATTTTGCCCTCTTTTCGGCCTGCGCCGAACGCGTTGAGCTGTGTCTGTTTGACCCGAGTGGTAAATCTGAAATCGCCCGTCTGGAGTTACCGGAATACACCGACGAAGTCTGGCATGGTTATGTCCCGGATCTGAAACCGGGCGCACTGTACGGCTACCGCGTGTATGGCCCTTACGATCCGGAAAACGGGCACCGTTTTAACCCGCATAAACTGCTGATTGACCCCTATGCGAGGGCACTGACCGGGGAGCTCATCTGGAACCCCGCCCATTTTGGCTATGAGCTGGGGCATGACGAACTCGATCTCAGCTTCGATACCCGGGACAGCGCACCCTATACCCCAAAATGCCGGGTCATCGACCCGCGGGTGTTCGACGGGCAGGATCCGCATCGCCCGGCGGTGCCCTGGTCCAGTACGATTCTGTATGAAACCCACGTGAAAGGCTTTACCCAGCTCAACCCGGCGATCCCGGCCGAACTGCGCGGCACCTTCGAGGGGATGGGGCATAAAGCCACGGTGGATTACATCAAAAGCCTCGGCGTGACCTCCGTTGAGCTGCTGCCGGTACATGCGTTCCCGGACGATCAGCATCTGCTTGAGCGGGGGCTGAAAAACTTCTGGGGCTATAACACCCTTAACTTCTTCTCTCCGGCATCGCGCTACGGCGGCCCGAACGGCATTCAGGGCTTCCGCGACATGGTGCGCGCCTTCCATGATGCCGGTATCGAGGTGATCCTCGACGTGGTCTATAACCACACCGCCGAGGGTAACGAGCTGGGCCCGACGCTGTCGTTTAAGGGGATCGACAATTTCTCTTACTACCGCACCATTGCCGGTCAGCACCGCTACTACGTGAACGATACCGGCACCGGTAATACGGTGAATACCTCGCACCCTCGCGTGCTGCAGATGGTGATGGATTCCCTGCGTTACTGGGCGGAGTCGATGCATATCGACGGCTTCCGCTTCGACCTCGGCACCATCCTCGGGCGCGAGCCGGAAGGGTTCGATCAGCGCGGCGGCTTTTTCGATGCCATGATGCAGGATCCGCTCCTCTCGCGGCTGAAACTGATAGGCGAGCCGTGGGATATCGGCCCCGGCGGTTATCAGGTAGGGGGCTTCCCTCCAGGCTGGGGCGAGTGGAATGACAAGTATCGCGATACCGTGCGTGAGTACTGGCGCGGGGATAACGTCTCGTCCGATTTCGCCGCGCGTCTGCTCGGTTCCGGGGATCTGTATGACCAGCGTGGGCGTCGCCCGTGGGCAAGCATTAACTTTATCACCGCCCACGACGGTTTCACCCTCAACGACCTCGTCTCCTTCAACGAGAAGCACAACGAGGCCAACGGGGAAGACAACAACGACGGCCACAATGATAACCGGTCATCGAATTATGGCGCTGAAGGCCCGACCGACGACGAGCAGATTAATGCCCTGCGTGAACAGCAGAAGCGCAACTTCCTCACCACGCTGCTCTTCTCCCACGGCACGCCGATGCTGCTGGCCGGGGATGAGTTTGGCCGCAGCCAGCTGGGTAATAACAACGGCTACTGTCAGGACAGCGAAATCAGCTGGGTACACTGGGAGAATCTCCCGGAAAGCGCCGAGACGCTGCGCAACTTTACCCGGCATTTGATCAAGCTGCGCGCCAGCCAGCCGCTGTTGCACCGCGAGAGCTGGCGTGACGGGATGGAGATCACCTGGTTCAATGCCGGCGGCGGGCCGCAGCTGCCGGAGCACTGGGACGAGGGCACCACGCTGGGGCTGTACCTCACCCGGGCCGATCTGCACGGGCAAAAGGGGATCTGGCAGGAGGTGCTGCTGCTGATCAATCCGTATGAAGGGGCGGTGCCGTTCCGTATCCCGGAATGCGGTAAAGAGGGTTGGGTCCTGGAGCTGAGTACGGCAGGAGATGAGCATCTGGGGCAGGCGGTGATCCCGGATACCGATTTTCCGCTGCCAGGCCGCAGTATCGTGCTGTTACGGCGGCCATAA
- a CDS encoding glycoside hydrolase family 10 protein, whose protein sequence is MESIIACSRPSQLATHLKRSGALIAWALLLVSCSSTPPKSLVTPLPPVAKHPLPDKSARHEPVRGVWLATVSRLDWPPQASVNGRPAASRIAMQQKTLTDKLDNLKSLGINTVFFQVKPDGTALWPSKILPWSDMLTGKIGEDPGYDPLQFMLDEAHKRGMKVHAWFNPYRVSTNTRPGTVAELNRTLSLHPPSVFVLHREWIRTAGDRYVLDPGIPEARDWITSIVAEVVSRYPVDGVQFDDYFYAESAGSALNDSQTYRQYGQGFDSKADWRRDNTQQLITQVSRTIKQINPNVEFGVSPAGVWRNRSHDPAGSDTRGAAAYDESFADTRRWVQQGLLDYIAPQIYWPFSRDAARYDVLAKWWAQVVKPTHTRLYIGVALYKVGEPSSKEPDWTVQGGVPELKKQLDLNESEPQIDGTILFRENNLNQPQAQEAVRYLRTRWGS, encoded by the coding sequence ATGGAGTCTATCATCGCCTGCTCACGTCCTTCTCAGCTTGCCACCCACCTTAAACGCTCTGGTGCCCTTATCGCCTGGGCGCTGTTACTGGTCAGTTGCAGCTCTACACCACCTAAATCGCTGGTCACTCCGCTACCGCCGGTGGCTAAACATCCGCTGCCGGATAAAAGTGCACGCCATGAGCCGGTGCGCGGCGTCTGGCTGGCGACCGTCTCTCGTCTCGACTGGCCGCCGCAGGCGTCGGTGAATGGTCGCCCTGCTGCATCGCGGATCGCCATGCAGCAAAAGACCCTGACCGATAAGCTGGATAATTTGAAAAGTCTCGGGATCAACACCGTGTTTTTCCAGGTCAAACCGGACGGCACCGCCCTGTGGCCATCAAAGATATTGCCGTGGTCGGATATGCTGACCGGCAAAATCGGGGAAGATCCCGGCTACGACCCGCTGCAGTTTATGCTCGATGAAGCACACAAGCGCGGGATGAAGGTTCACGCCTGGTTTAACCCTTACCGCGTCTCAACCAACACCCGGCCCGGCACGGTCGCGGAGCTGAACCGTACCCTGTCGCTCCATCCGCCGAGCGTGTTTGTTCTGCATCGGGAGTGGATCCGCACCGCGGGAGATCGCTATGTCCTCGACCCCGGCATTCCGGAAGCCCGGGACTGGATCACCAGCATCGTGGCCGAAGTGGTGTCGCGCTATCCGGTGGACGGCGTGCAGTTCGATGACTACTTCTATGCCGAGTCCGCAGGCTCGGCGCTGAACGACAGCCAGACGTACCGCCAGTACGGTCAGGGATTTGACTCGAAAGCCGACTGGCGGCGCGACAATACCCAGCAGCTGATTACGCAGGTGTCACGCACCATCAAGCAGATCAACCCCAACGTCGAGTTTGGCGTGAGTCCGGCTGGCGTCTGGCGTAATCGCTCCCACGATCCGGCCGGGTCCGACACCCGGGGCGCAGCGGCCTACGACGAATCCTTTGCCGATACCCGTCGCTGGGTGCAGCAGGGGCTGCTGGACTACATCGCCCCGCAGATCTACTGGCCGTTTTCCCGGGATGCGGCGCGCTATGACGTGCTGGCGAAATGGTGGGCTCAGGTGGTGAAACCTACCCATACCCGGCTCTATATTGGCGTCGCCTTGTATAAGGTGGGCGAGCCCTCAAGCAAAGAGCCCGACTGGACGGTGCAAGGCGGCGTGCCGGAGCTGAAAAAACAGCTGGATCTGAACGAATCCGAGCCGCAGATTGACGGTACGATCCTGTTCCGGGAGAACAACCTCAATCAGCCCCAGGCGCAGGAGGCGGTGCGTTATCTGCGAACGCGTTGGGGGTCGTAG
- a CDS encoding MFS transporter, whose protein sequence is MTTPDKNVRAFHFSAFRYLFAARFLTVLGNGIAPIALAFAVLDIGGSVSDLGIVVASRSIFNVLFLLLGGVLADRYSRSRVLVSSSLVAAISQAVVAWSVLDGSATAIGLALLGALNGAAAGIALPASSALIPQTVPARNLREANAFLQAGIYGGTVIGASLGGILISAVGPGWGLAIDALGFAAAAPLYYLIRASPREAGSIQSNILQDLKEGWKEFASRAWVWAIVVQFTIINAAFSGVMMVLGPVIADASFGRAHWGMIIAAQSVGLIVGSSLALRWRPRRDLFIGVLLVSFCALPPFMLSQLAATPWLMAAFFIAGVTFGLFGVAWAQSLQTHIPQDKLARVYAYDAVGSFVAIPFGELIAGPLAIEYGTSNVLLVSAVAVVIATAGASLVPAIRRLESGSEMTSHTMSGERSS, encoded by the coding sequence ATGACAACGCCTGATAAAAACGTTCGTGCCTTTCACTTTTCCGCTTTTCGCTATCTGTTTGCCGCCCGTTTTCTCACCGTGCTGGGCAATGGTATTGCCCCCATCGCACTGGCTTTTGCGGTCCTGGATATCGGCGGATCGGTCTCTGATTTGGGTATCGTTGTTGCCTCCCGGTCGATTTTCAACGTGCTGTTCCTGCTGCTGGGCGGAGTGTTAGCGGACCGCTATTCCCGCAGTCGGGTGTTAGTTTCATCTTCCCTGGTCGCGGCCATTTCGCAGGCGGTTGTGGCCTGGTCGGTGCTGGACGGTTCCGCCACGGCGATCGGACTGGCCTTGCTCGGTGCCCTGAATGGGGCCGCCGCCGGGATCGCCTTACCGGCCTCTTCCGCGCTCATTCCTCAGACGGTTCCCGCCCGCAATCTGCGTGAAGCCAATGCCTTTTTGCAGGCCGGTATTTACGGTGGAACGGTGATCGGCGCTTCGCTGGGGGGCATTCTGATAAGCGCCGTCGGGCCCGGCTGGGGGCTGGCCATTGATGCGCTGGGCTTCGCCGCGGCTGCGCCGCTCTATTATTTAATCCGCGCCTCGCCACGTGAAGCCGGTTCAATCCAAAGCAATATCCTGCAGGACCTGAAAGAGGGATGGAAAGAGTTCGCCAGCCGGGCCTGGGTGTGGGCTATCGTCGTGCAGTTCACCATTATTAATGCAGCCTTTAGCGGCGTGATGATGGTGCTCGGGCCAGTGATTGCCGATGCCTCCTTTGGACGTGCACATTGGGGGATGATAATAGCAGCCCAGAGCGTGGGGCTGATTGTGGGATCTTCCCTCGCGCTGCGCTGGCGCCCGCGCCGCGACCTCTTTATCGGGGTGCTGCTGGTGTCGTTTTGCGCCTTGCCCCCGTTCATGCTGAGCCAGCTTGCGGCCACACCCTGGCTGATGGCCGCGTTTTTTATTGCTGGCGTGACCTTTGGCCTGTTCGGTGTCGCCTGGGCCCAGTCGCTGCAAACCCATATCCCGCAGGACAAGCTGGCCCGGGTCTATGCTTATGATGCGGTGGGGTCTTTCGTCGCCATCCCCTTCGGCGAGCTTATCGCAGGCCCGTTGGCGATTGAGTACGGCACCAGCAACGTGCTGCTGGTATCCGCCGTTGCGGTGGTAATTGCCACGGCAGGGGCGAGCCTGGTGCCTGCTATCAGGCGGCTCGAGAGTGGTTCTGAGATGACATCGCACACAATGTCCGGGGAACGCAGCTCGTAG